From the Synechococcus sp. HK01-R genome, one window contains:
- a CDS encoding alpha/beta hydrolase, with protein MRRYGLTMLSLLAGLVPLGLPAIAAERVRFQFGELSRDVSVPSLVTFTETGRVNPDLQSYFNLLKPQQQQTLRNLLNQSVPVTDVMASNFLSTPLGKRSLQQLVKVFAQPPEIAEPALSSALILGAAQSGELRLIDVLQAYPTRTLPVNVVAVLSLAQSLTQQFNLQNKLFPRIASIQGEPAQGPDLATLADKGAVAFTQTPFQFQGRFGDTISAIAYIPNSATSASPARLVLIAPGLNTDMNALLYVGQQRASHGYAVASLNFPFTSANTIKAAIQGTGAIPPANAWYGQPLSVSDLIDQMQQRWGTKVNTAAVGVLGQSLGGYTVTALAGAELDWPYLLKGCDELNDPDKVVLNPAVVWQCVAPGQVVQRKSFRDLRVKAAVAVNPVTNPIFSPTSLKAIAAPILFVSGTGDIFAPPVSQQLIPFTSIQQPGSLLALQHNGTHLSFLDGTSALPAVVIGPDQPLAREELKGMARAFFDEHLSNTPSAPPLAAPTARSGVFSGSDPLRLLITPRFSREQLNQVDPGLKQFP; from the coding sequence ATGCGTCGCTATGGACTGACGATGCTTTCCCTGCTGGCTGGTCTTGTGCCCCTGGGATTGCCAGCGATAGCAGCCGAGCGCGTTCGCTTTCAGTTCGGTGAATTGTCCCGCGATGTGTCGGTGCCATCGCTGGTGACCTTCACCGAAACAGGTCGCGTCAATCCGGATCTACAGAGTTATTTCAACCTGCTGAAACCACAGCAGCAGCAGACGTTGCGCAATCTGCTGAATCAAAGCGTGCCCGTCACGGATGTGATGGCGTCCAATTTCCTCAGCACTCCACTTGGCAAACGCTCTTTGCAGCAACTGGTGAAGGTGTTCGCCCAGCCTCCTGAGATCGCCGAGCCGGCTCTGTCTTCCGCTTTGATTCTTGGAGCTGCCCAATCCGGTGAGCTGCGCCTGATTGATGTGCTCCAGGCCTATCCGACCCGAACCCTGCCGGTGAATGTGGTTGCGGTGCTCTCCCTGGCTCAATCGCTCACCCAGCAGTTCAACCTTCAGAACAAGCTGTTTCCTCGCATTGCCTCCATTCAGGGGGAACCGGCCCAGGGTCCTGATCTGGCGACGTTGGCCGACAAGGGGGCGGTGGCTTTCACCCAGACCCCGTTTCAATTTCAGGGACGCTTCGGCGACACGATTAGCGCCATCGCCTACATCCCCAACAGCGCCACGAGCGCCAGCCCGGCACGGCTGGTGCTGATTGCTCCTGGCCTGAACACCGATATGAATGCCCTCTTGTATGTGGGCCAGCAGCGGGCGAGCCATGGCTATGCCGTGGCATCGCTGAATTTCCCTTTCACCAGCGCCAACACGATCAAGGCGGCGATTCAGGGCACCGGTGCGATTCCGCCTGCGAATGCCTGGTATGGCCAACCGCTCAGCGTCAGTGACCTGATCGACCAGATGCAGCAGCGTTGGGGAACCAAGGTGAATACCGCCGCTGTGGGCGTGCTTGGTCAGTCGCTCGGCGGTTACACCGTGACGGCCCTCGCTGGTGCTGAACTCGATTGGCCTTATCTCCTTAAGGGGTGCGATGAGCTGAACGATCCCGACAAGGTGGTGCTCAATCCTGCGGTGGTCTGGCAATGTGTCGCCCCCGGCCAGGTGGTGCAACGCAAGAGTTTTCGAGATCTGCGCGTGAAGGCAGCGGTGGCGGTGAATCCGGTGACCAATCCGATCTTCAGCCCCACGTCGCTGAAGGCGATTGCTGCGCCGATTCTGTTTGTTTCCGGTACGGGCGATATCTTTGCGCCGCCCGTCTCTCAGCAGCTGATCCCCTTCACGTCGATTCAGCAGCCTGGTTCCCTGTTGGCTCTTCAACACAACGGCACCCATCTCTCGTTCCTTGATGGCACGTCTGCATTGCCCGCTGTTGTGATCGGTCCGGATCAGCCTCTGGCGCGAGAGGAATTGAAGGGGATGGCCCGCGCTTTCTTCGATGAGCACCTGAGCAACACCCCATCCGCGCCGCCGCTGGCAGCACCGACGGCCAGATCCGGAGTGTTTAGTGGTAGCGATCCCCTGCGCCTGCTGATCACGCCTCGTTTCAGTCGTGAACAGCTCAATCAGGTTGATCCTGGCCTCAAGCAGTTCCCTTAG
- the ureC gene encoding urease subunit alpha encodes MPYRISRQAYAETYGPTTGDRVRLADTELILEVEKDYTVYGDEVKFGGGKVIRDGMGQAQTTRAGGAVDTVITNALILDWWGIVKADVGLKDGRIVGIGKAGNPDTQAGVTIVVGPGTEAIAGEGHILTAGGIDTHIHFICPQQIETALASGVTTLMGGGTGPATGTNATTCTPGAFHISRMLQAAEGLPVNIGFFGKGNASTPEALEEQVRAGACGLKLHEDWGTTPASIDACLSVADRMDVQVCIHTDTLNEAGFVEDTIAAIKGRTIHTFHTEGAGGGHAPDIIKICGEANVLPSSTNPTRPYTRNTLEEHLDMLMVCHHLDPKIPEDVAFAESRIRRETIAAEDILHDLGAFSIIASDSQAMGRVGEVITRTFQTAHKMKVQRGALPEDSSRNDNHRLKRYIAKVTINPALAHGISTEVGSIETGKLADLVLWKPGFFGIRPELVLKGGSIVWAQMGDANASIPTPGPVHGRPMFAAFGKALAPSCLTFVSSAAMDADIQRQLGLERTCMAVEGTRSVGKSALKLNAALPNISVDPQTYEVFADGELLTCEPAEVLPLAQRYLLL; translated from the coding sequence ATGCCCTATCGCATCTCCCGCCAGGCCTACGCCGAGACCTACGGCCCCACCACCGGTGACCGGGTTCGCCTCGCCGACACTGAACTGATTCTTGAGGTTGAAAAGGACTACACCGTTTATGGCGATGAGGTGAAATTCGGCGGCGGCAAGGTGATCCGCGACGGCATGGGCCAGGCCCAGACAACCCGAGCAGGTGGTGCCGTCGACACCGTGATCACCAATGCCCTGATCCTCGATTGGTGGGGGATCGTGAAAGCCGATGTGGGCCTGAAAGACGGCCGCATCGTCGGCATCGGCAAAGCCGGCAATCCCGACACCCAGGCAGGGGTGACGATCGTGGTGGGCCCCGGCACCGAAGCGATCGCCGGCGAAGGTCACATCCTCACGGCCGGTGGCATCGACACCCACATCCATTTCATCTGCCCTCAGCAGATCGAAACGGCCCTGGCCAGCGGCGTCACCACCCTGATGGGCGGTGGCACCGGCCCGGCCACCGGCACCAACGCCACCACCTGCACCCCCGGCGCTTTCCATATCAGCCGCATGCTCCAAGCCGCTGAGGGTCTACCGGTGAACATTGGCTTCTTCGGCAAGGGCAACGCCAGCACGCCCGAAGCGCTCGAAGAACAGGTGCGCGCCGGTGCTTGCGGCCTGAAACTGCATGAAGACTGGGGCACCACACCCGCCAGCATCGACGCCTGCCTGTCGGTCGCCGACCGCATGGATGTGCAGGTGTGCATCCACACCGACACCCTCAACGAAGCCGGCTTCGTGGAAGACACGATCGCCGCCATCAAGGGCCGCACGATCCACACCTTCCACACCGAGGGTGCCGGCGGCGGTCACGCCCCAGACATCATCAAGATCTGCGGAGAAGCCAACGTACTTCCCAGCAGCACCAACCCCACCCGGCCTTACACCCGCAACACCCTTGAGGAACACCTCGACATGCTGATGGTGTGCCACCACCTCGATCCCAAGATTCCGGAAGACGTGGCCTTTGCCGAATCGCGGATTCGCCGCGAAACGATCGCCGCCGAAGACATCCTTCACGACCTGGGCGCCTTTTCGATCATCGCCAGCGATTCCCAGGCCATGGGCCGTGTGGGCGAAGTGATCACCCGCACCTTCCAGACAGCCCACAAAATGAAGGTGCAACGGGGTGCCCTGCCGGAAGACTCAAGCCGCAACGACAACCACCGGCTAAAGCGCTACATCGCCAAGGTGACGATCAACCCGGCGTTGGCCCACGGCATCAGCACCGAAGTGGGCTCGATTGAAACCGGCAAGCTCGCCGATCTCGTGCTGTGGAAGCCGGGCTTCTTCGGCATTCGGCCCGAACTGGTCCTCAAGGGCGGCTCGATCGTGTGGGCCCAGATGGGAGATGCCAACGCCTCGATTCCCACCCCTGGCCCGGTGCATGGTCGGCCGATGTTCGCTGCGTTCGGCAAAGCCTTGGCGCCCAGTTGTCTCACCTTCGTGAGTAGCGCAGCCATGGACGCCGACATCCAACGTCAGCTGGGACTGGAGCGCACCTGCATGGCCGTCGAAGGCACCCGCAGCGTGGGCAAAAGCGCCCTCAAACTCAACGCCGCCCTGCCGAACATCAGTGTGGATCCACAGACCTACGAAGTGTTCGCCGACGGTGAGCTGCTGACCTGCGAGCCTGCCGAAGTGCTGCCCCTCGCCCAGCGCTATCTGTTGCTCTAG
- a CDS encoding urease subunit beta, whose product MAPLIPGELLPEPGDIELNAGRPVTTIPVANSGDRPVQVGSHFHFAEANAALQFDRAAARGQRLDIPAGTAIRFEPGDSRDVNLIPFAGTRRVIGFNGQINGSLDA is encoded by the coding sequence ATGGCCCCGCTGATTCCCGGTGAACTGTTGCCCGAACCCGGCGACATCGAACTCAACGCTGGCCGGCCCGTGACCACCATTCCCGTGGCCAACAGCGGTGACCGGCCCGTGCAAGTGGGCTCCCATTTCCATTTCGCCGAAGCCAACGCCGCCCTGCAGTTCGACCGGGCCGCAGCCCGAGGTCAACGGCTCGACATCCCCGCCGGCACCGCCATCCGCTTCGAACCGGGTGACAGCCGCGACGTGAACCTGATTCCCTTCGCCGGTACGCGACGCGTGATCGGCTTCAACGGCCAGATCAACGGATCCCTCGACGCCTGA
- a CDS encoding circularly permuted type 2 ATP-grasp protein, with translation MFTDYKPSRGYDEYFCSEQAEPRTPLLPLLSSLGRIGLDELNRSHASASNLLRRLGATFRLNDSGQLGGERILPFDPLPRLISRSDWNSLERGLFQRLEAIDCFLADVYGEQRILNDGVIPREDVESSQGWRPQMQGMTVPLGRWCHISGLDLIRDGRGTWHVLEDNLRCPSGVAYFLENRRVMKRLFPSLFEGRTVQPIDDYPSHLLRTLKELAPWTDTPRVVLLTPGVFNSAYFEHSYLAQQMGIALVEGRDLVCEDGRVWMRSTRGLEPVDVIYRRIDDDFLDPQVFRRDSMLGVSGLLEVMREGRVAIANAPGTGVADDKLIYAYVPEMIRYYLAEEPIIANVPTYLCSRPQDLTYVLENLRELVVKSVAEAGGYGMLIGPHASREEIEAFALKIQANPRNYIAQPTLELSTVPSLSEGVLFPCHVDLRPYVLRGRSNWVSPGGLTRVALKRGSLVVNSSQGGGCKDTWVVSDSQVVSDSQVGSELTSC, from the coding sequence ATGTTCACCGATTACAAACCCAGCCGCGGCTACGACGAATATTTCTGCAGCGAGCAAGCGGAACCGCGCACTCCCCTGCTGCCGCTGCTGTCGTCCCTCGGGCGCATCGGCCTTGATGAACTGAATCGCTCACACGCCTCCGCCAGTAATCTGCTTCGCCGCCTTGGTGCAACCTTTCGCCTGAATGATTCAGGCCAGCTCGGTGGTGAGCGGATCCTTCCCTTTGATCCATTACCTCGCTTGATCAGTCGTTCCGACTGGAACAGCTTGGAACGAGGGCTTTTTCAACGCCTTGAAGCGATTGACTGCTTTCTTGCCGATGTTTATGGAGAGCAGCGGATTCTCAACGACGGTGTGATCCCCCGGGAGGATGTGGAGAGCTCCCAGGGCTGGCGTCCTCAGATGCAAGGCATGACAGTGCCGCTGGGGCGCTGGTGCCACATCTCAGGTCTCGATCTAATCAGGGACGGACGGGGCACTTGGCATGTGCTTGAGGACAATCTGCGTTGTCCATCAGGCGTGGCCTATTTCCTGGAAAACAGGCGGGTCATGAAACGGCTGTTTCCGAGCCTGTTCGAGGGCCGCACGGTGCAGCCCATCGACGACTACCCCTCCCATCTGCTGCGCACGCTGAAGGAACTCGCCCCCTGGACAGACACGCCCCGAGTCGTGCTGCTGACCCCAGGGGTGTTCAACAGCGCCTACTTCGAACACAGCTATCTCGCCCAGCAGATGGGTATCGCCCTGGTGGAGGGACGAGACCTGGTCTGTGAGGACGGTCGGGTCTGGATGCGCAGCACCCGTGGCTTGGAGCCCGTGGATGTGATTTACCGACGCATCGATGACGACTTCCTCGACCCTCAGGTGTTCCGCCGCGATTCGATGCTCGGCGTGTCCGGACTGCTTGAGGTGATGCGTGAGGGACGGGTAGCGATCGCCAATGCCCCAGGCACCGGAGTCGCTGACGACAAGCTCATCTACGCCTACGTCCCCGAGATGATCCGCTACTACCTGGCAGAAGAGCCGATCATCGCCAATGTGCCGACTTATCTCTGCTCTCGCCCCCAAGATCTCACCTACGTGCTGGAGAACCTGCGGGAGCTGGTCGTGAAGTCCGTGGCCGAAGCCGGTGGCTACGGCATGTTGATTGGCCCCCACGCCAGCCGGGAGGAGATCGAGGCCTTTGCTCTCAAGATCCAGGCCAACCCCCGCAATTACATCGCCCAACCAACCCTCGAACTCTCCACCGTCCCTTCCCTGAGCGAAGGAGTGCTCTTCCCCTGTCACGTGGATCTTCGGCCCTACGTGCTGCGCGGACGCAGCAACTGGGTCAGCCCCGGCGGCCTCACCCGGGTGGCACTGAAGCGAGGCTCCCTGGTGGTCAATTCCTCCCAGGGGGGCGGCTGCAAAGACACCTGGGTTGTCTCTGACAGCCAGGTTGTCTCTGACAGCCAGGTTGGTTCCGAACTCACGTCATGTTGA
- the ureE gene encoding urease accessory protein UreE, with protein sequence MSDNASDHKPIVLEHRQVGEAVGDLPPDRRLQLPLTAEERTVLRGRRRSHCGRALLLQLPREGALQPGDRLLDRSRSWEVVVIAAPEPLLRVQADSVVELLQAAYHLGNRHVALELHDGDLLLLADSVLETMLRSRGLRVSVCERPFVPEGGAYGGGHSHAHRHSHETP encoded by the coding sequence ATGAGTGACAACGCGAGCGATCACAAACCGATCGTGTTGGAGCATCGCCAAGTGGGTGAGGCCGTTGGAGATCTTCCGCCCGACCGCCGCCTGCAATTGCCACTCACGGCCGAAGAACGCACGGTGCTCCGTGGTCGCCGCCGAAGCCACTGTGGACGTGCGCTCTTGCTTCAGCTGCCGCGGGAGGGTGCCCTTCAGCCCGGTGATCGCTTGTTGGATCGTTCCCGGAGCTGGGAGGTGGTGGTGATTGCGGCGCCGGAACCGTTGCTGCGGGTGCAGGCGGATTCAGTCGTGGAACTCCTGCAGGCGGCCTATCACCTCGGCAACCGCCATGTGGCGCTCGAGCTCCACGACGGGGACTTGTTGTTGCTCGCGGATTCGGTGCTGGAGACGATGTTGCGGAGCCGTGGCTTGCGTGTGAGTGTCTGTGAGCGTCCGTTTGTTCCGGAGGGAGGCGCTTATGGGGGTGGTCACAGCCATGCCCATCGCCACAGCCATGAAACGCCATGA
- a CDS encoding urease subunit gamma translates to MHLSPQEKDKLLIVTAALLAERRLQRGLRLNHPEAVAWLSFLVLEGARDGKSVAELMQEGTTWLSREQVMDGIPELVHEVQIEAVFPDGTKLVTLHDPIR, encoded by the coding sequence ATGCATCTCAGCCCCCAGGAAAAAGACAAGCTCCTGATCGTCACCGCGGCATTACTGGCCGAACGGCGACTCCAGCGTGGCCTCAGGCTCAACCACCCCGAAGCGGTGGCTTGGCTGAGCTTCCTTGTGCTGGAGGGTGCCCGCGACGGAAAGAGCGTGGCGGAGCTGATGCAGGAAGGCACCACCTGGCTGAGCCGCGAACAAGTCATGGACGGCATTCCCGAACTGGTTCACGAGGTGCAGATCGAAGCGGTGTTTCCCGATGGCACCAAGCTCGTGACCCTGCACGACCCAATTCGCTGA
- a CDS encoding urease accessory protein UreD produces MQRLDPWHGRCELRFEHRQTVHGDAGTVHQGGCSAPFKLLRAEQGNNGRCELPILHTAGGLVGGDQLSIALDLKTNSRCLITSVAAQKVYGSIGRSRLYPEGQWARQQVHCTLAKSSDLEWLPQELVLYANALYEQHLTVQLPADASFLSAEIVRLGRTAAGETLQQGRWRSALSIFRRSDEPHQADRWEMVDRLDLGGDALNDQHGLNKQPVFGSLVWAAPMPLSGDALAQLLELVRSDREGLEGTLRCSALDQGLVARYAGPSSRDARFWFSRIWARTRALRALSAPQIPRVWPLQEQPLPASSFMTNTAWPAVRTH; encoded by the coding sequence ATGCAACGCCTCGATCCCTGGCATGGCCGCTGCGAGCTGCGGTTTGAACACCGGCAGACCGTGCACGGCGACGCAGGCACAGTTCACCAAGGGGGCTGCAGCGCCCCGTTCAAGCTTCTGCGGGCTGAACAAGGCAACAACGGTCGCTGTGAGCTGCCAATCCTGCATACGGCTGGAGGACTGGTAGGTGGCGACCAGCTCAGCATTGCCCTGGACCTGAAAACAAACAGCCGCTGCTTGATCACCAGCGTCGCCGCCCAGAAGGTCTACGGGTCCATCGGCCGCAGCCGCCTCTACCCCGAAGGCCAATGGGCCCGTCAACAGGTGCACTGCACACTGGCGAAAAGCAGCGATCTGGAATGGCTACCCCAGGAGCTGGTGCTTTATGCGAATGCCCTCTATGAGCAGCATCTGACGGTGCAACTACCAGCTGACGCCTCCTTTCTCAGTGCAGAAATCGTGCGGCTGGGCCGCACCGCCGCCGGAGAAACCCTCCAGCAGGGTCGCTGGCGCTCAGCCCTGAGCATCTTTCGACGCAGTGATGAACCTCATCAAGCCGATCGCTGGGAAATGGTGGACCGGTTGGACTTGGGGGGCGATGCCCTCAACGACCAGCACGGACTGAACAAACAGCCAGTGTTCGGATCGCTGGTGTGGGCTGCACCGATGCCCTTGAGCGGCGATGCTCTGGCGCAACTGCTGGAGCTGGTCCGCAGCGATCGCGAAGGCCTGGAAGGCACGCTGCGCTGCAGCGCCTTGGATCAGGGCCTGGTGGCCCGTTATGCCGGTCCGTCCAGCCGCGATGCCCGCTTCTGGTTCAGCCGCATCTGGGCTCGCACCCGCGCCCTGCGCGCCTTGAGCGCTCCACAGATCCCAAGGGTCTGGCCTTTGCAGGAACAGCCTTTGCCAGCGTCATCGTTCATGACGAACACTGCTTGGCCCGCAGTAAGGACACACTGA
- the ureG gene encoding urease accessory protein UreG, with protein MGSKLRLGVAGPVGSGKTALVEALCRRLRDHLQLAVVTNDIYTQEDAQFLTRAGALEPSRIRGVETGGCPHTAIREDCSINRAAVAELEAQFPDLDLVLVESGGDNLAASFSPELVDLCIYVIDVAAGDKIPRKGGPGITRSDLLVINKIDLAPLVGADLAVMERDTLRMRGDRPWCFTNLHSGEGLDLVVAFVLQQLPNS; from the coding sequence ATGGGGAGCAAGTTGCGGCTTGGTGTGGCTGGGCCGGTGGGGTCTGGCAAAACCGCTCTTGTCGAGGCGCTTTGCCGGCGACTGCGGGATCACCTGCAGTTGGCGGTGGTCACCAATGACATCTACACCCAGGAAGATGCTCAGTTTTTAACTCGCGCAGGAGCTCTAGAGCCGTCACGGATCCGTGGTGTGGAGACCGGTGGCTGTCCGCATACGGCCATTCGGGAGGACTGCTCCATCAACAGGGCAGCGGTGGCGGAGTTGGAAGCTCAGTTCCCAGATCTGGATCTGGTGTTGGTTGAGAGCGGCGGCGACAATCTGGCCGCCAGCTTCAGTCCGGAGCTGGTTGATCTCTGTATCTATGTGATTGACGTGGCCGCAGGCGACAAGATCCCGCGCAAGGGCGGCCCCGGGATCACGCGTTCGGATTTGCTGGTGATCAACAAGATCGACCTGGCGCCTCTGGTGGGGGCTGACCTGGCCGTGATGGAGCGCGACACCCTGCGCATGCGCGGCGATCGCCCCTGGTGCTTCACCAATCTGCACAGCGGTGAGGGGCTGGATTTGGTGGTGGCGTTTGTGTTGCAACAACTACCGAATTCGTGA
- a CDS encoding branched-chain amino acid ABC transporter permease, whose translation MQLLLESLFNGVAIGSVLLVAALGLAIVFGLMGVINLAHGELIMLGAYTTYVVQLIFKLPALQPIYDIYVLVAIPLAFITSGVVGILLERTVIRRLYGNPLETLLATWGVSLILQQFVRSVPLAQAAGVVLALVLGFSLPLLLPQLLLQGPRARWMRAASWGVAALVGVVFANGLASQVSRIARATSRNVDVTAPKWMRGGLEFADLTFPVPRLVIIVITVVAVVGVTWFLNRSVWGMRIRAVTQNREMSDCLGIPTNTVDVLTFGIGSGLAGVAGVAVSLLGSVGPNVGTSYIVGCFMVVVLGGVGNLLGTVIASFSIGLLTDLIGAGRLLSIWPGMPAPLEGAVKFFATTSMAQVMVFALIVVFLQFRPAGLFPQKGRMVEA comes from the coding sequence GTGCAACTGCTTTTAGAAAGCCTGTTCAACGGGGTGGCCATTGGCTCGGTGCTGCTGGTGGCTGCTCTCGGATTGGCGATTGTGTTCGGCCTCATGGGTGTGATCAACCTCGCCCACGGCGAGCTGATCATGCTTGGGGCCTACACCACCTATGTGGTGCAGCTGATCTTTAAGCTGCCCGCGCTTCAACCCATTTACGACATCTACGTTCTTGTGGCGATTCCGCTGGCCTTCATCACCAGTGGTGTGGTGGGCATCCTTCTGGAACGCACCGTGATTCGCCGCCTCTACGGCAATCCCCTGGAAACACTGCTGGCCACCTGGGGCGTCAGCTTGATCCTGCAGCAGTTCGTGCGCAGCGTGCCCCTGGCTCAGGCCGCCGGTGTGGTGCTGGCCCTGGTGCTTGGTTTTTCATTGCCTCTGTTGTTACCTCAGCTTCTGCTGCAAGGCCCCCGAGCCCGTTGGATGCGTGCTGCCAGCTGGGGTGTTGCAGCTCTGGTTGGCGTGGTGTTTGCCAATGGATTGGCGTCTCAGGTCAGCCGGATCGCGCGTGCCACCTCTCGCAACGTGGATGTGACGGCGCCCAAATGGATGCGTGGTGGTCTTGAGTTCGCCGATCTGACCTTCCCTGTGCCTCGTCTGGTGATCATCGTGATCACGGTGGTGGCCGTGGTCGGCGTGACCTGGTTCCTCAATCGCAGCGTCTGGGGCATGCGTATCCGTGCTGTGACCCAGAACCGAGAGATGAGTGATTGCCTGGGTATCCCCACCAACACCGTCGACGTGCTCACCTTTGGCATTGGTTCCGGCTTGGCCGGGGTCGCTGGTGTGGCGGTGTCGTTGCTCGGTTCAGTCGGTCCGAATGTGGGGACGTCCTACATCGTGGGCTGCTTCATGGTCGTGGTGCTTGGCGGAGTTGGCAATCTGCTGGGCACGGTGATCGCCTCCTTCTCCATCGGCTTGCTGACCGACCTCATCGGTGCCGGGCGGCTGCTTTCGATCTGGCCCGGTATGCCTGCCCCCTTGGAGGGAGCGGTGAAGTTCTTCGCCACCACGAGCATGGCTCAGGTGATGGTCTTCGCTCTGATCGTGGTGTTCCTGCAGTTCCGTCCAGCGGGTCTCTTCCCGCAGAAGGGACGCATGGTGGAGGCCTGA
- the urtA gene encoding urea ABC transporter substrate-binding protein — MSQSLSKRILISLAATSLGVVVTACGGGDQASNVQFDDTVKVGILHSLTGTMAISESTLVDTEKMAIDEINAAGGVEVDGKRYKIEYIVEDGASDWPTFAEKSKKLIDQDKVPVVFGGWTSASRKAMLPVYESKNAFLFYPIQYEGQECSKNIFYTGATPNQQSEPATYFMFKDSPAAGKPFFLVGSDYVFPRTSNTITKEQLKSLGGKVVGEDYLPLGNTEVAPIIAKIKKALPDGGVIINTLNGDQNVAFFKQIQDAGITPANGYYVMSYSIAEEEISTIGPEFLEGHYGAWNYMMSIDTPASKKFAADFKAKYGANRVVADPQESAYNMVYLWKKAVEKAGTFDDDKVREALIGIKFDAPQGPIEVRPNHHISQIVRIGEITADGQFKIVEQSDNPIDPQTWNQFEPSSKGFACDWSDPSKGEKYKL; from the coding sequence ATGTCTCAATCGTTGTCAAAACGCATTCTGATCAGCCTGGCGGCGACCTCGCTGGGCGTGGTAGTCACGGCCTGTGGCGGTGGTGATCAGGCCTCTAATGTTCAGTTCGACGACACGGTGAAGGTGGGCATCCTTCACTCCCTGACCGGCACCATGGCCATCTCTGAGTCCACCCTCGTGGATACCGAGAAAATGGCCATTGATGAGATCAATGCCGCTGGTGGTGTTGAGGTCGACGGCAAGAGATACAAGATTGAGTACATCGTCGAAGATGGAGCCTCGGATTGGCCCACCTTCGCTGAGAAGTCGAAAAAGCTGATCGATCAAGACAAGGTGCCCGTTGTCTTCGGTGGTTGGACCTCCGCGAGCCGCAAGGCGATGTTGCCGGTCTACGAATCGAAGAATGCCTTCCTTTTCTATCCGATTCAATACGAAGGTCAGGAGTGTTCTAAGAACATCTTCTATACCGGTGCCACTCCCAACCAGCAGTCTGAGCCGGCGACCTACTTCATGTTCAAGGACTCCCCTGCAGCAGGGAAGCCCTTCTTCCTCGTGGGTTCGGACTACGTCTTCCCCCGTACCTCCAACACGATTACCAAGGAGCAGCTGAAGTCGCTCGGTGGCAAGGTTGTTGGTGAGGACTATCTGCCCCTGGGTAATACCGAGGTGGCTCCAATTATTGCCAAGATCAAAAAGGCTCTTCCTGACGGTGGTGTCATCATCAACACCCTCAATGGCGACCAGAATGTTGCCTTCTTCAAGCAGATCCAGGACGCCGGCATCACGCCTGCCAATGGTTACTACGTGATGAGTTATTCGATTGCTGAAGAAGAGATCAGCACGATTGGACCTGAGTTCCTCGAAGGCCATTACGGTGCCTGGAACTACATGATGTCGATCGACACGCCGGCATCGAAGAAATTTGCGGCCGATTTCAAGGCCAAATATGGTGCCAATCGCGTGGTGGCTGACCCTCAGGAGTCGGCTTACAACATGGTCTATCTGTGGAAGAAGGCCGTTGAGAAGGCCGGCACATTTGATGATGACAAGGTGCGTGAGGCTCTGATTGGTATCAAGTTTGATGCTCCTCAGGGTCCAATTGAGGTGCGGCCTAACCACCACATCTCCCAGATTGTGCGTATTGGTGAGATCACCGCTGACGGTCAGTTCAAGATCGTCGAGCAGTCTGATAATCCGATCGATCCACAGACCTGGAACCAATTTGAGCCTTCTTCGAAGGGCTTTGCCTGCGATTGGAGTGATCCCAGCAAGGGCGAGAAGTACAAGCTCTGA
- a CDS encoding urease accessory protein UreF: MTSLALLQLVSPALPVGAFSYSEGLEVLIQAGALKSEAGLEQWLIAELERGALRLEAAALSELMVDLNSWARGADDQARLRLLDLDGWLLATREAAEVRAQQRQMGGSLLQLLADMGHPLTEPLPLAWPAAWAWAALSLGLSEADTVEGYLYSWVANQLSAAVRLLPLGPTRAQMLQQRLLPRIAAEAQELLAADPRTLWSAGVGASLAQLSHAELYSRLFRS; encoded by the coding sequence ATGACCTCCCTGGCGTTGCTCCAGTTGGTGAGCCCGGCGTTGCCGGTGGGAGCGTTCAGTTACTCGGAGGGGTTAGAGGTCTTGATCCAGGCCGGGGCGCTGAAGAGTGAGGCTGGTCTCGAGCAGTGGTTGATCGCCGAGCTGGAGCGGGGAGCGTTGCGGCTGGAGGCTGCGGCGCTTTCCGAGCTGATGGTTGATCTGAACAGCTGGGCTCGAGGCGCTGATGATCAGGCCCGACTTCGTTTGCTGGATCTGGATGGTTGGCTGCTGGCCACCCGTGAAGCTGCGGAGGTGCGAGCTCAACAACGTCAGATGGGGGGGTCTCTCCTGCAGCTGTTGGCCGACATGGGTCATCCACTGACTGAACCACTCCCCCTGGCCTGGCCGGCGGCATGGGCCTGGGCGGCACTGTCGCTGGGGCTGTCGGAGGCTGACACGGTGGAGGGCTACCTCTACAGCTGGGTCGCCAATCAGCTCAGTGCGGCCGTGCGCCTGTTGCCTTTGGGCCCGACCAGGGCTCAGATGCTTCAGCAGCGTCTGTTGCCGCGGATCGCTGCCGAGGCCCAAGAGCTCCTCGCTGCTGATCCACGGACCTTGTGGTCAGCGGGCGTTGGGGCATCGCTGGCGCAGCTGTCCCATGCTGAGTTGTATTCCCGTTTATTCCGAAGCTGA